The Metarhizium brunneum chromosome 3, complete sequence DNA window ACGGCCGACGCCATGCTCGAGCGCGTGGAGAATCTCGGCGGCAACATCCAGTGCGCGTCGTCGCGAGAATCCATGATGTACCAGGCCGCCACGTTCAACAATGCGGTCCCCGAAACGGTCTCCCTGCTGGCCGAGACGATCCGCGATCCCAACAtcaccgaggacgaggtcgCCGAGCAGATTGAGACGGCGAGGTATGAAATCGCCGAGATTTGGGGCAAGCCGGAGCTTATCCTGCCAGAGTTGGTGCACACAGCCGCGTTTAAGGACAATACCCTGGGCAATCCGCTGCTGTGTCCGGAGGAGAGACTGGGCGAGATCAAGAGGGACACGGTGCTCAAGTACAGAGAGGCGTTTTACCAGCCGGAAAGAATGGTGCTGGCGTTTGCGGGGGTCGATCATGGTGTTGCCGTGCGGCTGGCGGAGCAGTTCTTCGGCGACATGAAGAGCACGAGTTTGCCGGGCGCGAGGGAGGTGACGGGGAGTGAAACGGAGAGCGACACCGACTCcgcttcgtcttcttcttcgtatacgtcggcgtcgtcgtcgtcgtcggcaactCCCCGAACGCacatcatgtccaagattCCGTTCATCAAGAACCTGTCCACGTCGGCGCCTCGCAACGCCGCTGTGCTGAACAACCTGCCCGCTGATATTGCCGCTTTCCCGGCCCACTACACGGGGGGATTCCTCTCGCTGCCGGCGCAACCGCCGTCGCTCAACCAGACCAACTTTACGCATATCCACCTGGCATTCGAGGGCCTTCCCGTGGGGTCGGATGACATCTACGCGCTGGCGACGTTGCAGacgctcctcggcggcgggggTTCGTTCTCGGCCGGCGGCCCAGGCAAGGGCATGTACTCGCGGCTGTACACCAACGTGCTCAACCAGTACGGCTGGGTGGAATCGTGCGTGTCCTTCAACCACTCATACACGGACTCGGGGCTGTTTGGCATCTCGGCGTCGTGCCTGCCGGGCCACACGTCGGCCATGCTGGACGTCATGTGCCAGGAGCTGCGGGCGCTCACGCTCGACACGGGCTTCTCGCGCCTGCAGGAGGGCGAGGTGTCGCGGGCCAAGAACCAGCTGCGGTCGAGCCTGCTAATGAACCTGGAGTCGCGCATGGTCGAGCTGGAGGACCTCGGCCGCTCCGTCCAGGTCCACGGCCACAAGATCCCCGTCCGGGACATGTGCGCGCGCATCGAGGCCCTCACCGTCCGCGACCTGCGGAGGGTCGCGAGCATGGTTGTCCACGGCACGCTTGGGAACCCCGGCCGCGGGAGCGGCGCGcccaccgtcgtcgtccaggAGGCGCAGGCGTATGGCCTGACGAGCCACTCCATGACCTGGGACCAGATCCAGGACCGTATTGACGCCTGGAAGTTGGGCAGGAGATGATGACGTTTGCTGAGgtgtttttgtttgttttttgGGCGCCCGTGTATTATATGATTTGCTTGGAGCAGGGGCCTGCCGTGTACAGTATTCTAGACACCGTGTTGATATATGATATGGCACTACATTGGTGTTGCGGagtaatttttttttttaatttttgGCAAAATCACACCTCGAGACTATGTTGTATGTGCTAGACTCGCTGCCTGCTAGGTATCCTCGATGCTAAATGTGCAGGCAAGCTCTTGCACGGAATGTATTGAGGATCCGGTTCGTGCTCACGACCTCTCACTTTGCGGTAAACCCTGCGTGCTGGCGATATACAGAGACAGCCGTGTGCTCATGTTCATGCAACGCCCGACGTTGCATGTGGTGCACGTGGCAGCGTAGCCATACACTCACAAGTGACAAGAGTATGCCATCCCTAACTAACATCGCGCACGCGCACCGGCGACATATATGTACCTACGTTCCTTTCTGCGGTGGGACTCATGCACTACTTCCACCTTGGGATATACGACGGGCGTGGACCTACTGGCTGACGCGTATTTGCTTGATTCCCGAGGCGAAGCGGTTGTCCGGACGAGGATGCGAGGCGTACCCGTGCGTCGTAGGATCATAGGATATTCAGAAGGATAAATGCATGGGAAGTAGCTATTGCAGTGCCCAAAGCCGCCTTCAAGGGTATACGGTGCTGTTAATTCACTAGGCTGGAGAGGTGAGAAGCAAGAGGCATCGGTCTGGGAACCCTGATGTTGTGAAACCGACGAGTTTGGGTACAAATAGCGAGCAGGCGGGATATAACGACTAAGCTATAAAGACGAAATGAAGGGCAAAGAATATCGTGCCTTATTACGCATGTTGCTAGAGCACACGGCAcgtaatttaataaaaggAACAGACCGCGTTGGAAGCGGCCAGATAGGTAGTCAAGTCGTGTATTGATCTATTCTGTATACAACATCTATGCCGACGCTGCTGGAGCTCTTTGGCCATCCTGTAATCTGTTCATCTAAATAAAAATCATGCAAGATCCGCTATGTGGTATATGTATATAAAACGTTCAAACTCCTCGCCATGATACGCAGATGTCTCACAAAGAAAATAACaaacaaaataaaaaagactAAAGCTTCGATCGCACCGCTTCCAAACGGTATTTTACATCTTTCAGCGCCTTATTTGACGGTTTCCAATCATCAAATTGCTGCAATAGGTCCTCCGTCTCGCTGCTCAGTTCCGTCTTTACGAAACTTTCTTCTAGCATGCCGCGCATGATCCACGGCAACACGTACGGATTGGCAGATGCTAGACCTCCGCGGGGGCCAACCTCACATGTGACGGGGGATGGGGTGGACGTTGTTTCCAGAGCGTGGCATATGGCGAGGTCGTATACCGCTGGGTCGTAGTATAATCGGGAGTGACCTTCACCTGAGTACAAGGACCCAGCCAGCGCCACAGACAGTTCACGAACGAGACCGTGATCGGTGACTCCCAAGTTTCGTAATTTCAGGGCGAACCCAACTAGGTGTGCGATAAAGTCTGGTGCGTGGATTCGGCCATCGATGAAGACGGCACGGTATATGTACGGGTGGCTGGCAGGAGAATAAACGGCCGACTAGAAGATGAGTTAGCATACATTATCTCCCCGTCCGAAAAAGTCAAAAAGGATTTCTCACCTCCATAGGCACTAATTGGTCGTCGATACTGCCGATGAACGTCACCCTTGCCCCGTGGTCCAACACTCGCTTCAAAGAGGCCTCGAATCGTTGCGAATTAGTGCTCTGAGGATTACCAAACTCCCACAGCTCGGCCGCCGACCCCATGAGAATGCTAGACTTGTAATCTGGAAACGGACCCAAAGCCACCCCTGCCATTGCACAAACTCCTATCTTGGcattggtgatgatgcccatgTCAATGAGCTTCTCTAACAGCATGATGCTTACAGGAACGCCCTGAGAATGACATGCTAGGATGATGAAATCAGCCCTGCGAATGTGATCAATCCAATTGAGCATAAGTTTCCACAGGTTGTCCACCCGATCGCTGATTCTACCCTCGCCCTCAAGGGCGACTTTTTCAATTTCACAGTCAGGAGAGCCGTGAGCATCCGTCCATCGACGAATGGCTTCTGCGCAGAGGTTGGCGAATCTTAGCGATGTCCCCGTAGGTTGGCCAATCATGGGTCGGAGATAGGTTGCCGGGAATAGACCATGTATGCCGATGGCGATAgcctttcggatcttgggTGGATCTTTGACCCGGAAGACGTGGTTAGCAGGTGGCTGAGAGGTTCGAAGCAAAAGCTGTGTAATTTGCTGTAATATTGAAGGGTTCTCCTTCATCTGATAGGTGCTGGTGAATGAGGGAAGCAGCAAATTAGGAGGCTGCTTTGCCACTGATTCGGCCTCAGCTGCCGATTTGCTCGACGATTCGGCTTTTGTAGACGGCGCTGGGGGCTTGGGCTCCTTTGGAGGGGGCGGGAGGCCCTGAGGTTCCTCGATAACTGGTGTAGCAGTCCGCGTTGCCGTCGATGCATCTGAATCTGTTGCGGCTTCAATAGAAGATGGCCGTACTCTCTTTGTCCTACGCCAAGTTGATTTCGCCTGTGGTTGCGCCTCCCTGGCCTGTGTCTCTTGTTTGGAGGCTTTGCTTTGCGGACTAGAGACATCCACTTCACTCATTTGTTTCGGGTGCGCTTCTGATCCCTCGCCAATAACAGCCATTTCGCCAGAGCCCGAGGAAGAAATCTTGCTACTGGATTTGCTCGGCGATGCCCGTGACCAAAATGCCCACGTTGACCCAGCTTTCGGTGAAGGTTCATTCTCTGGGGCAGCCGCCGGGGCTGGAGCGTCTTCCATGGCAATGTCTTGTTGCTCTTTAGGTTGAGCCCCCTCTACCTTGCCCTCCTTTTCGGGGTCTGTCTTGTCCATCTTGTTGTTGGTAGAAGACCAAAAGCCGAATCGCCAGGTGGATGATACCGTTGGTGCACTTGGCGGAGGTTCCCTGGGGACCGAGTCCGGCGGGGCAGTCTGTTCGGGAGGAGTAAAGGGTCTATTCTCTGGCGTAGGATTATCCGTATTGTCAAGAGTGGTAGATGTTACTGTAACTGTTTGTTGTTCCGTGGTTGGAGTCTTGGTCCACCAAACTAGCCAACCTgatggagggggaggggcagCAGACGCGGCTGGCGGAGCGGTCGGTGAATTTGAGGTCTCTGCTTGTGGTTTTATTACTTCGTCTTCCTTTGTGTCATTTCTATCTTTTGTGGCGTGAATGTCTTTTGGTGTGTGCGGAGGTTGCGGTATGCTGGTTTCCTCGTGCTGGGCGTTATCGTCGACGGTCGCCGTGTCAGTGGCAACAGCTGGCATTTGGTCCTCGAAAACTTTGGACAGGAAAACGGATCGTGAATCGCCTCGAATGCTTGCAGTTTCGGCAGCACTCTTTTTTGACGAGTCGAATCGATCAAGGTTTGGGGCAGCTGCGGACCGGACGGTTCCGCCCAATATATTTTCACGTGCAACCGAAGTCAAGGCGGTGGCTTTccttggtgttttgggccaTGGGCCGTACCAACTCTTTGCCTTGCGGACCTGTGACAACATGGCGTGAGATTCCTTTTTTTGTACACTCTAAACGCAATTTGAATGTGACATGATGCGTACCTGCTTCTGGGCTAGGGGGTGAGTCGGAGGCGCACCGTGAGGATGCGTGGATTGAGATGGCGGCATTGGGGGGATTGACGGTGGTAGAGATGGAAGCAGTTGAGGACCAACGAGGACATTGAGCCGTGTACTTGCAGCCTCAGCTTCCGAGGCAGCGGGTTGACGGGGTCGACGGGGATGATCTGGGTGATCTGGTTGGGGTGCTGGTTGGGGTGCTTTGGCAGCCGGCGATGGCGCATGCATGGACAGGGACTGTGAAAGTGACGTCGCTGTTTCCCGGCTCAGCGCAGTTGTGGGCAAACTAATGCTGCTGGCCTCGGCCGGGTTAGGACGCTGTCGCTTTCGAGGAATCATCATATCATCAATGACGGCTTCGTTTTGCCGTGTCCATGAACCTATTTATGGATGACGGATGGAGAAGGCAACTTGTTGTTCTGCAAAGGTTGAGGTGGCACGAGAGACAACAGATAAACAGAAAATAAACTGGCGAGACACCAGCATGCACGAAGAGCCCTAGTTCGGAGTGTCTAGCCTCGCATTCCAACGCTGCTGAGCTAAATGGTGGCATCTGGATGCATGTGTATTTCTGGAGACACACGAAGGGCTGGTGCCTGGTGACCGCGTGGCCACAATCCACAATCCAGCCCGAGGGATGTGAATGGAcattgttgatgatgggcattgttgatggcgttgatCCAGGCTACTTAGATGtaggctacggagtacggagcaggcCCGGGGCTACACAGCGTCCATTGTCCTGGTGCAGcaactccagatgtctggcGCCAGTCGCGATCCTCCAGGCCCTGCACGCGCCTTGGGGCTCGCCCACGACTCGCTGATGCCAGTGGCCTGGGCGTGCGATTTCTAGTACTAGTGCGCAGCTCTGTACTTAGGCTGAATAACTGAACTGTCCCCGCTGGTCACCGCAATACCACACGGATCTTGAACCCAACTGTTCAACCCTGGGCCACACGCGCCACCGCCACAAACCCGGACATCAGCCCCGCCCGGACTCACGCTAAACCCCTTCCTATTCTTATCGGCTTATCGCCATGcggcaagaaaaaaaatatccAACAGGCCTAGCCATGCTAACTGAGGACTCACGAATCTCTATACCGAGTTTGAGATTCAAGGCACGAATTCGCTTTCGCTGCATTGCGTCGCCATGAGTAATCTCAAGCGAAAGGACGCCCCTGGAGGGCAGCCTCCCGCTAAATCGGCTAAAAATACCAAACAAGGCCGACCTTCAAAGACAGATGCTCCCGAAATCGCAAAATCAAAGACAGCCAAAAcccagccaaagaagacgagcGACAACGACGCTCACCCCAAAGCACCTGTTGTGTCCCTCCTGAAAAATGAAGAACCAATATTTCCTAGAGGTGGCGGCAGCGTTCTTACGCCATTGGAACATAAACAGATTCAGCtggaagccaaggccgacGCTCGTCGCGAAGAAGAATTCGACACTAGGGGCGGCAAAGCTCAAAAGATaccaaagaagagaaaagttTCTCTGAAAGGCGGCAAGAGGAGCGCCGAAAATAAGGATTCCGAAGACTTTGTCAAGGTGGAGAGTCTCAATTTCAAGGTAATTGCTGAATTTCACCTGTCTTTCATTGTTCATTTACAATATCAAGCTCGCCCGCGATTCTAACGGCTGTAGAAACTTGTCAAAGGCTCTCTCGTGCTTGGTCAAATCACCCGAAGGAACAACCTGGATCTCGAAGTGGCTCTTCCCAACAACCTTACCGGCCATGTATCAGTCGTCGCTGTTTCAGAGCAATTGACCAACCGGGTACAAGAGGCCGCGGCCGAgcaagacgacgaagaagacgaatCATCCGACGAAACTGATGTTGACCTCAAATCCATGTTTGTTGTAGGCCAGTATCTGCGAGTGTATGTCGTGTCCACCATGGACGAGTCAGCgattggcaatggcaagaaCAAGCGAAGAATCGAGCTTTCTTTGCGACCCACGGAGACCAATTCAGGCCTAGGCAAAGATGATATTGTCGCCAACAGCACCGTTATGGCATCCGTCGTCAGTGTCGAGGATCGTGGTTGCGTTATGGATGTCGGCATTCCCGACCTTCGAGCCTTCTTACCCCATGGCGAAATTGACGCCACCATCGACCAAAGCCGACTACAAGAGGGATCTGTGTTTCTGTGCCAAGTAACCGGCAAGGTTTCAAATGGAAACGTTGCTCAACTCTCTCTGCAGCAAAAGAAACTCGGTAGCCCCAAAGGCGTCCCGACAGAGGCCACCACCATAAACACCTTTCTTCCTGGCACCAACGTGGATGTCCTAATTACCAACACCGACCGACGTGGCCTTGCCGGTAAAGTCATTGGACATTTGGACGTGACTGCGGATCTTGTTCATTCGGGAGCCGGACCCCTTGGTACTGATCTGGAAGCTACCTACAAAGTCGGatccaaggtcaaggccaGAGTAATTTGCAACTTCCCTACAGCCAAGGAACCGAAGTTTGGCATCTCCTTGCTCCCTCACATCACTTCGCTTACAAGCAAGCACCCTGCCAAGGACAACAAAAACCTTCCTACAGAAGTTTTGCCAATCTCGTCGTTGGTAGAGAAGTGTACTGTTCGACGCGTTGAGAGCGAAATTGGTCTCTTTGTAGATACCGGAATCGCTGGCTTGGGCGGCTTCGTTCATATTTCTCGagtcaaggacggcaaagtcgatGCCCTGTACGAATCTAGCGGGCCCTATCAAGTTGGTTCAGTTCACAAGGGACGCGTTGTTGGTTATAGCGAACTAGACGGTCAGTTCCATTTGTCTTTTGAGAAGAGCATCCTCGATCAACAGTACATTCGTATGGAAGACGTTCCTATAGGCGCCGTCATCACTTGTGGGATTGAGAAGCTAGTCATCAAGGAAGAGGGTGTCAGGGGCTTGATCTTGAATATTGCTGATGGTATCACCGGTTACGTCGCCGAGCGCCACTTATCAGATATCAAGTTGCAGCACCCTGAGAAGAAGTTCCGCGAGGGTATGAAGGTGAAGGCCCGAGTGTTGTCAACCAATCCGTTCACGAAACAGATTCGGTTTACATTGAAGAAGACCTTGGTCAACTCCGACGCCCCAGTCATCAAATCCCATGAAGATGCTATTGTTGGCTTGCAAGTCCCTGGAACCATCATCAAGCTCCAGCCCAATGGGGCGCACATCCAATTCTACGGTCGCCTAAAGGGATTTTTGCCTGTCTCTGAAATGAGCGAAGCCTACATCCGCGATCCCAATGAGCACTTCCGTATCGGTCAAGTTGTCAGCGTGCACATACTCCACGTTGACCCTGAACAGCGCCGACTGATTGTCTCCTGCAAGGATCCTGGAGCTTTTGGCTTGGACAAGCAAACAGCTCTGAAGAACCTGAGACTAGGAGAgcttgttgccgccaaggtgACTCAGAAGACCGAGGATCAAGTCTTCGTCGAGCTGGTAGACAGCCAACTCAAGGCCATCCTTCCTGTTGGTCACCTCACCGACAAGTCCGCCTCCAAAAACCAGTTTGCTTTGAAGCGCATCTCGGCCGGACAGACCCTTTCTGACCTCATGGTACTCGACAAAAATGAGAAGCGAAGAGCTATTATCCTGACTCAGAAACCCAGTCTCATCAAAGCCTCCAAGGAGGGCAAATTGATTTCCAACTTCGAGGACGCCAAGCAAGGCGCTATTGTCCCGGCTTTTGTGAGAAATGTTACTCAGACAGCCGTCTTCGTTCAATTTGCTGGTAACCTTTACGCCCTCCTACCAAAGTCACGACTGCCTGCGGATGTGCAGTCCAAGCCGGACTTTGGTATGCACAAGTATGAGTCCATTGAGGTAAAGATTGTTTCTGTTATCAATGACTTGCGCCGCATCATGGTTGCTCATGCAACTGCGGCCCCAATTGAGGAGGTCACTGAGAAACAAAAGGATAAAGTGTCTGCTCCTGCGGATGGCCTCGAATTCGGAACCGTCGTGACGGCTGTTGTAACCTCCGTTAAGGAAACCCAACTCAACGTGCAGCTGACCGATACCCAAGTTCAAGGTCGGGTGGACGTATCTCAAGTCTTTGACAAGTGGGAGGATATTACAGATCCTAAGAAGCCACTTGACAAGTTCCACAGAAAACAACAGATCAAGGTAAAGGTCATTGGCGTTCACGATGCCAAGGATCACCGTTTCTTGCCTATCTCCCACAGATCAGCTCACTCCGTTCTTGAGTTGTCCGCCAAGAACAGCGATGTCGAGGGTGAAAACCCAAATACACTCTCACTCGAATCACTGAAGGTTGGAGACTCGCACATCGCATACGTTAACAACGTTACGCCTCAATTCCTCTGGGTCAATCTCTCTCCTAGCGTTCGCGGTAGAGTTTCCGCTATGGAGGCCTCGGATGACCTCTCCCTCCTGAATGATTTGGAAGCAAACTTTCCTGTTGGCTCAGCGCTGAAGGTCAGAGTCAAATTTATTGACGCCGAAAAAAATCGTCTTGACCTTTCAGCCCGCTCTTCGACCGACTCACAAGGTGTCGACTGGACTTCTTTAAAACAAAACATGGTTTTACCAGGAAAGATTACGAAAGTTAATGAGCGCCAGCTTATGGTGAAACTCAGCGACATTGTTTCTGGACCTGTCCACTTACCTGACATGGCAGACGACTATGACGATATTAATACCCTcaattacaagaagaatcAGATCATACGAGTGGCTATTGTGGAGGTGGATGCCAGCAATAAACGCTTGAGACTTTCTATGCGCCCCTCTCGAATCCTGAGTTCAACTCTGCCCGTAGCCGATAAGGAAATTGCGAATCTGTCACAAGTTGCAGCTGGCGATGTGGTTCGTGGCTTTGTCAAAAATGTGTCTgataaaggcctttttgTGGCGCTCGGTGGCCACGTTACAGCTCTGGTTAAGATTGCCAATCTCTCGGATAGGTTCTTGAAGGATTGGAAAGATCTCTTTCAGGTTGATCAGCTGGTCAAGGGTCGTGTTCTTTCCGTCGACAGCGCCCTAAAACAGGTCGAAATGAGCCTGAAGGCTTCTGCGGTCGACGAAGACTACACGCCGCTAGTTACTTATAACGATATCAAGAAAGGTTCTGTCGTTACTGGCAAGGTTCGAAAGGTTGAAGAGTTTGGAGCCTTCATTCTGGTTGACAAATCGAGCAATGTCAGTGGTCTCTGCCATCGGAGCCAGATGGCTGACGAAGCTGTCAAGGATGCCACCAAGCTGTACAAAGAAGGtgatgctgtcaaggctTTGGTTTTGGAGGTTGACGCCGTAAAGCGACGAATTAGCTTTGGCCTCAGACCTTCCTTGTTTGACGAGGATACCGATATGGAATCAAACGACTCAGATGCTGGAGGCGTTGCCCttgaggacgatgaggaaagcgatgatgaggaaatgTCGGAGGAGCAGAAAGCTTTACTTGAGAAGCTTTTGAGCAACGATAGcggggatgatgacgacaacgacgatgaggaagaggaagaaaatgatgatggcgaagacgacgaagatgaggaaaTGGAAGACGCGCCAATCACAAAGTctggtggtcttggtcttggcaagAAGTCTGCCTGGTCTGCTGACCCATTCGACGAGTCTGGTTCCGATTCAGACGACCAAGCacaagagaagaaggatagcgacaagaagacgaagaagcgGAGAAAGGGAGAAATCGAAGTCGACCGCACAGCCGAACTCGACGCCCATGGCCCCCAAACCTCTAGCGACTATGAGCGACTACTGCTAGGCCAGCCGGATTCATCGAAGCTTTGGATTCAATATATGGAATTCCAGATGAAAGTTAGCGAACTAGCAAAGGCGAGAGAAGTGGCGGAACGTGCGATTAAGAGTATCAATATTCgcaaagaggaagagaagctGAAAGTTTGGGTTGCCTATCTCAAGTTGGAAGTTACGTATGGTACTAAACAGACGGTTGAAGACGTATTCAAGCGGGCTTGCCAGTACAATGACGAACAGAAAGTCCACGAGGAATTGGCCAGCATCTACATCCAGTCccagaagctcaaggttTGTGCCGCCCCGTGGAAATTCATATTCTCAGTTCAGATACTAACATGGGTAGCACGCCGATGATCTGTACGAgtccatgttgaagaagttTGGCGCCAAGGCACCCAGCGTATGGACAAACTACGCCACCTTCCTCTCCGTTACAAGGAACCAGCCGGACCGCGCCAGAGCTCTGCTACCGCGAGCAACTCAGCGGTTGCCCGCCCATCAGAGCCAAAACATCGTTGGCCAATTCGCTGCCCTTGAATTCCGCTCACCGAATGGTGAGCCAGAACGTGGCCGAACCATGTTTGAAGGCTTGCTAGCCACGTGGCCCAAGAGGGGAGATCTGTGGAGTTGGTTGTTGGATCTTGAAGAGGGggttgctggtggtgatCCGACTGCTGTTCGTGACGTATATGAACGGCGTACACGTGTGAAGGGCCTCAAGCCCAACCAGGCGAAGAAGTGGTTCCACAGATGGGTCAAGTGGGAGGAGAAGTTGGAtcccaagggcaaggagaaggtcatggccaaggcccaGGATTGGGCGGCGCTGTATAAGGCGAGGAAGGAAGCGGAAGCTGCAGagaaggaggatgaggacatgGAAGAATAATTTTGTGGCGGGGGTTGAAAAGCGAATTGTGTCCATTTTGAGTACATAGTGGTGCCGGATTGCGCCAGCTGTAACGTTTTCTGTTCAGGACTAGACTCCAACATGGGATTGACTGTGATGACCTGGTGAATTGGAAATTGAAGCAGAAATACAGCCACGGCATCTGAAGATGTGGCCTGCCCCAGAGATACAGGCATTAGATGTATGCGATACCTGGCACTATTCACTAACGCTGGCAGGACAAAGTGGTTTGGACCAAACAACTGGGATAAATGGAACGCCCAAATCGTGCATTCAGCACTTTACTTCTAATCAAATGCCCGGCGACATGACAAGCACCAAGCGTTTGACTCGACAGTTAGATGATTCTCGGCTTCCAATTCTAGACATTTCTGCACAGGAGgtttgtcgtcgtcgtcgagaaCATCATGATTGTAGCGTAGTAGTCACTCGCCGGTGAATCACAATGGCTCAACTGACCTCGGCCCCACCGATCCCGAGCTTTCCCGAATAGGAAATTACACCAAACAGGCCTGTCCCGTATTGTCAACTTTTGCTGATGTGGGGGACTTTAGAGCCAAGAGTTATACGCAGATTATGTAGTGATTCCAAATTTAGTACATTATAGAAAATTGacttccttctttcttgttGCGTGAATAGTGTTCAGTAGCAGCTTGGTATCATTAACATTTTTACTGGCTTTGGCTATTCGTCGCCCTTTGTCTAGCGATAGCAACTTCCTTGTCATCCTTCATCTTTTACACAAGCCAACTTTGTTCATTTTGTGCCCATTATGACCAATTAATCATCTGCGCGTGTGCTCTTCAAAAAGATCAAGCCGAATACAAGCCCGATCAAAAGCAGGGCCGTTCCAGATCGGAAGTGTATGATGTGGATTTGGCCTGGGGCCGGTGCGATATGTGTATGGTGTAGTGCCGAATATGGACGGACTTGTGGTGATTAATGAGGCCCTAAGAGATGAGGAAATGGCTGGCCCGTGGACGCATAATGGCATGGATGCGGCTGTTTGAGGGTTCCGCATTGCTACCGGATTGTAGCTGAGACGCGTGAAATGGCATAGGGTAAGGGTCCGGGACCTAAATGCTACATGGGAGGCAGGGGCTTCAACGACAAAGTATTGCAATGATAAGCTGATGGTTGACGCCTGTAGTGGCCGTGACAACGATCGTGTTAGAAACTAGTCAACGGCGACTGGCTATCTGCCGCGGTTTTGTCCCGTCGGTATCGGGCTTGGCATTATCCCTCAATCAAATACATATGAAGGGTCGCATTGGAGTCGCGGCACATCGCCTCTTCTCTAGTATCTCTACTGATAAGGGCGCATATCAGCACAAGTACAGATATGTATGTGTTTCACGGCAACAAGTGGGGGTCATGTCTGT harbors:
- the mpp gene encoding Mitochondrial-processing peptidase subunit alpha — protein: MLRQLSARLSPTTRFLARGNAWRRGMATEPTELDQITTLPNGLRVASEALPGSFAGVGVYVEAGSRFETPSLRGVSHIMDRLAFKSTSSHTADAMLERVENLGGNIQCASSRESMMYQAATFNNAVPETVSLLAETIRDPNITEDEVAEQIETARYEIAEIWGKPELILPELVHTAAFKDNTLGNPLLCPEERLGEIKRDTVLKYREAFYQPERMVLAFAGVDHGVAVRLAEQFFGDMKSTSLPGAREVTGSETESDTDSASSSSSYTSASSSSSATPRTHIMSKIPFIKNLSTSAPRNAAVLNNLPADIAAFPAHYTGGFLSLPAQPPSLNQTNFTHIHLAFEGLPVGSDDIYALATLQTLLGGGGSFSAGGPGKGMYSRLYTNVLNQYGWVESCVSFNHSYTDSGLFGISASCLPGHTSAMLDVMCQELRALTLDTGFSRLQEGEVSRAKNQLRSSLLMNLESRMVELEDLGRSVQVHGHKIPVRDMCARIEALTVRDLRRVASMVVHGTLGNPGRGSGAPTVVVQEAQAYGLTSHSMTWDQIQDRIDAWKLGRR
- the rrp5 gene encoding rRNA biogenesis protein rrp5, translated to MSNLKRKDAPGGQPPAKSAKNTKQGRPSKTDAPEIAKSKTAKTQPKKTSDNDAHPKAPVVSLLKNEEPIFPRGGGSVLTPLEHKQIQLEAKADARREEEFDTRGGKAQKIPKKRKVSLKGGKRSAENKDSEDFVKVESLNFKKLVKGSLVLGQITRRNNLDLEVALPNNLTGHVSVVAVSEQLTNRVQEAAAEQDDEEDESSDETDVDLKSMFVVGQYLRVYVVSTMDESAIGNGKNKRRIELSLRPTETNSGLGKDDIVANSTVMASVVSVEDRGCVMDVGIPDLRAFLPHGEIDATIDQSRLQEGSVFLCQVTGKVSNGNVAQLSLQQKKLGSPKGVPTEATTINTFLPGTNVDVLITNTDRRGLAGKVIGHLDVTADLVHSGAGPLGTDLEATYKVGSKVKARVICNFPTAKEPKFGISLLPHITSLTSKHPAKDNKNLPTEVLPISSLVEKCTVRRVESEIGLFVDTGIAGLGGFVHISRVKDGKVDALYESSGPYQVGSVHKGRVVGYSELDGQFHLSFEKSILDQQYIRMEDVPIGAVITCGIEKLVIKEEGVRGLILNIADGITGYVAERHLSDIKLQHPEKKFREGMKVKARVLSTNPFTKQIRFTLKKTLVNSDAPVIKSHEDAIVGLQVPGTIIKLQPNGAHIQFYGRLKGFLPVSEMSEAYIRDPNEHFRIGQVVSVHILHVDPEQRRLIVSCKDPGAFGLDKQTALKNLRLGELVAAKVTQKTEDQVFVELVDSQLKAILPVGHLTDKSASKNQFALKRISAGQTLSDLMVLDKNEKRRAIILTQKPSLIKASKEGKLISNFEDAKQGAIVPAFVRNVTQTAVFVQFAGNLYALLPKSRLPADVQSKPDFGMHKYESIEVKIVSVINDLRRIMVAHATAAPIEEVTEKQKDKVSAPADGLEFGTVVTAVVTSVKETQLNVQLTDTQVQGRVDVSQVFDKWEDITDPKKPLDKFHRKQQIKVKVIGVHDAKDHRFLPISHRSAHSVLELSAKNSDVEGENPNTLSLESLKVGDSHIAYVNNVTPQFLWVNLSPSVRGRVSAMEASDDLSLLNDLEANFPVGSALKVRVKFIDAEKNRLDLSARSSTDSQGVDWTSLKQNMVLPGKITKVNERQLMVKLSDIVSGPVHLPDMADDYDDINTLNYKKNQIIRVAIVEVDASNKRLRLSMRPSRILSSTLPVADKEIANLSQVAAGDVVRGFVKNVSDKGLFVALGGHVTALVKIANLSDRFLKDWKDLFQVDQLVKGRVLSVDSALKQVEMSLKASAVDEDYTPLVTYNDIKKGSVVTGKVRKVEEFGAFILVDKSSNVSGLCHRSQMADEAVKDATKLYKEGDAVKALVLEVDAVKRRISFGLRPSLFDEDTDMESNDSDAGGVALEDDEESDDEEMSEEQKALLEKLLSNDSGDDDDNDDEEEEENDDGEDDEDEEMEDAPITKSGGLGLGKKSAWSADPFDESGSDSDDQAQEKKDSDKKTKKRRKGEIEVDRTAELDAHGPQTSSDYERLLLGQPDSSKLWIQYMEFQMKVSELAKAREVAERAIKSINIRKEEEKLKVWVAYLKLEVTYGTKQTVEDVFKRACQYNDEQKVHEELASIYIQSQKLKHADDLYESMLKKFGAKAPSVWTNYATFLSVTRNQPDRARALLPRATQRLPAHQSQNIVGQFAALEFRSPNGEPERGRTMFEGLLATWPKRGDLWSWLLDLEEGVAGGDPTAVRDVYERRTRVKGLKPNQAKKWFHRWVKWEEKLDPKGKEKVMAKAQDWAALYKARKEAEAAEKEDEDMEE